The Malassezia restricta chromosome I, complete sequence genome contains the following window.
CCACCGAACGCGAAGCCCTCGACGAGCACCAACCTACGTCGCGGGTTCGCGGCATCGACAATACGGCCCTGCACACCAACGTGGAGCGCGTCTTGGCTCAGTACAAGCTACTTCCTACTATGTAgtgcgcacaggcacaccCTCGGGCGTGAGCAACGACTGCGGGCCCAGGCCATGCTCAAGCACACGAGGACCGTCGCCGACACGCGTGTGGAtcacgcggcgcacactCTCGGCGGGATGCACGGGCACAATGTCGTGGCGGAATGTCGCCGGCAGGGGTGCATCGTTGGAAGCCATCTGGAAGGGGTCGTCGAAGCTCGCGCCTGGGAAGTAgtgctgcacggcgcgcaggaCTGTGGGCACGTCCTTTTCACGCATGTACAGCACGGCATTGGGACCAGCGTCAAAGGTATAGGCAGCCATAGGATCCTCTCCAGCCtcagctcgcgcacgatTCAGCTCCTCTACGACCTGCACAATGGCACGCGACGTGTCGTTCATGTAAAAGATCGGCGGAGCCGTGTCCAGGCAGCAGGCGTGGAAGTTGTTCGAGTCGGCCATGGTGACGCGTGCAAAGGCGCCAAAGTCGCGGGCCGCAATGGCTTCCGTCATGGCACGCATTCGCTCCGGGACCACATGACGGATGCGGTGCTGCAGCAAAGGCGACGTCTCGACCGTCTTCTGCATGCcgctcgtggacgacgtgcccTTCTTGCCATCGTTCACCACACAAATCAGGACGTGCAGGTCGGGCCAGTGTTCGCGATTCGCCACCGGCACAGCAAGGGAGTCGGTGCCGTCGTCAGCCGTGCCCATATTCCACGCGACAAAGCCGCCAAACACGGAGCGACAAGCCGAGCCACTTCCACGGCGCGCAATCATAGAGAGTTGCGAGCGCGAGAGGATGCTGCTTAGACCATAGAGTTCCGCGACGGTAATCGCAAGCGCTGCAAAGCCCGACGCAGACGATGCCAGACCAGCCGCTGTCGGGAAGTTGTTTTCCGAGCACAAACGAAGACCCCACCGGGACAACGGCGGAAGTGATGTATCGCGTTCTTCGCGATCAGCACGCAGCCTGCGCAGCTCCGTCAAGCATGCTTCGAGACGCCCACCCGGCTTGATACTCTCTTCGCTACCGTTGAGCCACAGCTTATCATGACGTGATCCCAGGTCCTCGGTCGTGCCAAACGAGGCATCAGCGCGCGCTGTTGTCACGGTCCGCAAATGGTCCTGGTCAAGCGTGACGCTAAGACTGTCATTCGTAGGAAGAATCAGCTGCGTATCACGCTTGCCCCAGTACTTGATTACAGCGATGTTCACGGGTGCCGTGCACGTCGCCTGATACACCGCTGTCATGGTCCGTGGCAGCCATGCCACGTGCCACAAAACAGCTTCAAAACCACCGCAGGCCAACATCATCGCTCTCAGAGGGCATCATCGGTATGCTATTTTGGGGCTACTGATGCTGCTATACGCACCAGTGAGCAGCTATAACTCCATAAAGAGCTCAAACGACCAATAAGTACAAGGCACTTAGAAGCGCAGGGGCGTGAAGAACCACCGGTTCTTGCCGCTCTGGTAGCGCTCCTCAAACAGCTTCTTGATGGCCTTCTTGGCCTCCTCACGCTGCGACACCTCCTTGAACGTGTCGTTCGACACGACACCCTTCAGAccctcgagctcgagaGCGTAACGAGTAGGGAAGAGGTGGTTGTAGTTGATGACCTGCACATGTTAGACACACAACAAGCGCACACCACATACCTTGATGAATGGCTTGATCTTGCTGCGGCGAGCGAGCTTCTTGGCACCCATCGACTTGGTCACCTTGAGAGGGTAACGCTCGATACCAGCGGCAATGACGTAAGGGAAGCCGTGCTCCTTGGTGCCCTCATCCTGCTGCTTGATAACAACAACCTGATATGTTAGTCATGTTCTTGCACactcgtgctcgacacCACGGCGAGACAGGAGCCGCGACATCCGTGGTGCCTCGCTCGCTCAGACACACATACCTTCTTACCGGCGTGACGACCCTGAAGCACAACACTAAACATCAGAGCCCATATTCACGGGCAACATGTTAGTACATCTGCTACACTCGCGACACCATAATACATACGCAACCTTCCCGGGCTTGTAGATCTTGGGCATTGTGACGTGCGACTTGACGAAGCGTACAAGAAAGAAATCTGGGCGGCGTCCAGGCATGGGTGGAACGCGCTGCTGGTTTCGATATGATCACGTGTCGTATATAGTTTTGCATCACGTGTTGTGGGAAAGTGGGCAGCGAAGAGACAAGCCCCCAGCTgggccgccgccgctcgatTTCTCTTAACCAAAGCACACAGCATGGGTAAGCCTAGGGGTCTCTATACAGCTCGCAAGCAGGTCACGAACCGTCGCGACAACCGCTGGAGCGACGCTCACTTCAAGAAGCGCGCTCTTGGTAACTTCTACAAGACCTCGCCCACCGGTGGCTCGTCGCAGGCCAAGGGTATCGTGCTGGAGAAGATCGGTGTTGAGGCTAAGCAGCCCAACTCGGCTATCCGCAAGTGTGTCCGTGTTCAGCTGATCAAGAACGGTAAGAAGGTGTCGGCCTTCGTGCCCTTCGACGGTTGTCTCAACTTTGTGGATGAGAACGACGAGGTACTGATCGAAGGTTTCGGTCGTAAGGGTAAGGCCAAGGGTGATATTCCCGGTGTGCGTTTCAAGGTCGTGAAGGTCTCGGGTGTGGGTCTCTCTGCCCTCTTCCGGGAGAAGAAGGAGAAGCCCCGTTCGTAAATTGGTGCTACGAGCACATCGCATGGACTGGATCTCTGTCACCAAAGTCCAGCCATCCCATTGGTACGAGTAGCTTGGAGATGCTCTGCTTGTATTCAAGGTTGTGTATCATCTAGCAGCCCAACTCGTTTGTATCCGCCAGCATCGATTATGCCCTCAGAGACTAGATAGTCTCTACAAAAATATATCTTGCCTACCGATAGAATGTGTGTGTCTACTTGAGCCAGTTGGCCTTGGCCGTgtcctgctgcgccgcgagctGCATGTGAGGGTGTGGTACGTACCTCTGATTGCTGTTCACGGATGCGGGCGGACTGTGCGGCTCGTTCATGTGCGTGACGCTGGGCATCCACACTCCTCTTAAGGTCGGGGGACAGGTTCTGCCGTGAGTAGAACAAGGCACCTACATCATACATCTGTTGTTCATTTGGCGTGGTCGCTGCTGTGAGTGATAGGTTGTACCTACTCTTTAGAAGCACGACGCCTGTACCGATCACGATAGCAGCACGTGTGAGAGCACGCGCCCAGTTGGCGGCACCACCTGCCATGACAGCGCGTGAGGGAAAAAGGCAAGTTGCTCACCTCCACGAGTGCCAGGGCCGCTCCGGGAACGTGAGGCATGAAGCCACTCTATGATTTTTGGAGCACGCGCGCAGGTAGAAACGAAGAGGACAGAGTCTATCAGCAGATCTATGAGCAGATGTCGGATACGACGGGCGTCGAGAGACACGGCAGGTGGGGGGAGCGGTGGGTGGCGTTGAGATCACGTGCGCCGTCACTTTTTTTGGGCGCAAGGCGACACGTACAGGTTGGCGATTGCTGGCATGTCGAGCAAGTACAGTGCCGCGCTCAAGCGCGAGGCCGCGGGAGGCCAGAAGCGCTCTGCTGCAGATGACCAAGATACCAAGATTCGGCGGAATAAGCAGCGGGTGCTCCTGCTACCATCGCGCGGTATTACGACACGCATGCGGCACCTCGTGAACGACATTGAAGCCCTGCTGCCTCACTCCAAAAAGGATTCGAAGCTTGACTCGAAGTCGGATCTCTCCGTATTGAATGAGCTGTCGGAGCTGAACAACTGCAATAACTGCATGTACTTTGAAGCTCGTCGGCACGAGGACTTGTACCTGTGGCTGTCCAAGACGCCGAACGGACCATCGGCCAAGCTGCAAGTGCAAAATATTCATACGATGGACGAGTTGAAGATGACAGGCAACTGCCTTAAAGGATCGCGGCATATTTTGAGCTTCGATAAGGGATTtgatgcagcgccacacTGGCAGCTCATGCGTGAGATGCTGACGCAAATGTTtgctgtgccgcgcacggctCGCCGTGCCAAGCCGTTCATTGATCATGTGCTGTCCTTTAGTATTCTGGACGGCAAGATCTGGTTCCGCAACTACCAAATCATTGAGAAGGATCCGGGTGCGGtggccgccgccgaggccgaaGGCACGGATCCGAAAAAGGCACAGACGGAGCCTATGCTGGTCGAGATTGGGCCGCGTATGGTCATGACGCCGATTCGTATCTTTGAGGGAAGCTTCGGCGGCCCGACGCTCTTCGACAATCCCGAGTTTATTTCGCCGAACGCCATTCGTCACgcgatgcgtcgcagcaAGGGCGAAAGCTACAAGACCCGGACGATGCAGTCCGAGAACTTGCGCGTGAAGCGCGACAAGTACAAGGGTTCGGAGAGCGAGCTGAGTCGTGCCAATGTATTTGCATAGTCTACAGACGCTTTTTCTTACTGACAAGGACGACGCGTTTCTTGGGTGCGTCGGGCCGATCGCCGTGTGGGTGCTTGTTTTTGCGCGTAGGTGGTGCTTCGGGCTCCTCAGGCTCGAGGAGGCTGTAGTCGATGCCGGCGACCTGGGGCGAGGTGGTCGATGCCAGCTGGAAGGCCGTCCGCAGCGTGTCGGGTTCGAGGGGCACGATGGGTGTGTAGGTATATTCAGGCTTCATGAGTATATGTGAGAGTTCGTGATGCATATGAGGCGCGATAGTGCGTTTGGGTATGCGTGTTTTGCCGGGTATATCAGAGACGTGGTGCCAGTATGTCTTGGGTAtcgtggcgcgcctggcATGAGCGGCGGCCTTGTCCGCTTCGCTCGCGTCCGGTGCTACGTCCGGGCGCAGGTATGGCCGCACGGAGCGGTCGTACAGGGGCATGAGCTCAAAGAGGGTGAGCATGTCCTGCGTGCCGTTGAGGTGAAAGGGCGCCAAGTCGGACGGCGCATGGATCGGGGCGGGGAAGTGCGACATGGTGGAAAAATGGGCGCAATTGCCCTCCGCTTGTCCCTCTGCCCCCTCCACGACATGGATTGGCTACCTGCCCACGTCTTGCCGAAGTGGCTGCTGTTGGTCGGCGTGATTGCGGCGTTGAATGGTGTGCAGAACACGCTCAGGCCTGTGTTCAGCCATAAAGTGTATGCGTCGCGAGAGGGCGTGCGCCAGGCCACGCCCCTGGCCGCTCGCCTGTTTGGGTTGTGGAACGTGACGTCGGCGATGGTGCGTGTGTATGCCGCGTACCACATGAACGAGCGTGGTGCGTACATCCTGTGTCTCGGTACCTTTGTGATCGCATGCTACCACTTTGTGAGCGAGATGCTGTTCTTTGGTACGCTCGCGACTGCCGCAGGTTCTATCAGCCCCATCCTTGTGGCGTCAAGCTCGATCGTGGCGATGGTGTCGCAGTACTCGTACTATGTAGGAAAGTGAAGCTCGTCGATGATGTAGGTATCATGATCTTGCAGCGAGGCACGCACATGCACGGGGTGCGCGGCaggccgcgtcgtgcgctcCAGGATGCGGTCATGCGAGGCGGAGCGATCCGACTCGTACTCTTGCACCGAGCATCCGAGATAGGCTGCGGCCACATGTCCGGTGGCCACGAGCGGTAGCGTGTCGATGTACtcggcgccacgtcgtGAGGCAGGTGCATCACTTGCGTCGCACACATGCAGGACCAGATGCAGCACACGAACAAGGGCGTGGCCGTCTTCGTCCGCACACGTCGTACAGAACGCGTGCGCCTGTGGAAGGATCCGGTGGCACGTCGAGCAGTAAGCGCGCAGCCAGTCGTGCTCGGGCGAcacacgcagcacgcaGCACGGGGTATCCAAGACGGCCGGGGAGTACCCGTCCAAAATCGAGCGAATCAGTGGCTCTTCCGCCTCCCAGAGCTCGAAGCGTGGGGGCCGCACCGGGCTGGGCGGCGACAGGCGTGGCCGCTTGACCGACGTGCACGCATCGAGCCAttcggcgcggcgcgtgcacaGCGGCTGCACAAGCGGATCGCGTTCGGACAGCACAGCGACGTTGTAGCCGCGGTCGGTGGATGTGCCCAGCGAGCCTTGCAGCATGCCCAGCGCGTTCGTCTTGATGCGCACGTTGTTGATGCGGATCAGCTGACGCGGCTGTAAGCGCGTCGACAGACCTGCCTGTTGTCCCCACAGCCCGATCTGAAACACCATGTGATCCGGCACGTCCGGCCGGGCGTGATGCTTGGCCAGCAGAGCATCGTGTCCCTGAATGAGGGGATGCGTCGTGTAATCCGCGACGAAGAGGTCGGGCACGGCGCCAAAGTGCTTCACTCGCACGACTTCGACGATCATGTCGACGTACGTATTgggctgcagcgcatcgagcgtcACGAGCGGATGCGTGCTAACCGCTGCGGACGTGCCGTGCTGCACCATTTGCacgagggcggcgcgctcCTCGGCGCCTAGCTCGGTGCCGGGCGACGCCGTGCAGtggtgcggcgcatggcacgctgCCCACGCATATGGCTGGAACGCGGGTCCGACGCCATGCGCCTTGCCCTGGTACGCCTGGATCTGCAGCTGTCGAaccagcagcgcgtcgccacgcacgacatgcgTCGGCAGTCGATCGAGATGGCGTGCAAACAGATTCATgacgagcagcgacgcgccgccgtccCATGGCTTGGGCGGCTGTATGGCGAGACGAACCATGGCATCTGTCAtgccgccgtgcgcacgagcgcgtggTAAGTGCACGACGGGCTTGTCCATCACGACGCCCATCACATGCACGGTCGAATGCAcctcgacgtcggcgagtGGTGTGTACGTGGTCCCATCCAGCGTGCCGGGCCGTGCGAGGTCGAGGACGTGGCCGGGCCAAGACGGCAGGGACGCGTCACTGAGCGTGCTCGTCTGTGACGGgggcggcgccgcctgctcgtcgGCTTCTTTCGGCGGCTGCATGACGAGCGTCGTGGGGCGGGATCGATCGCCCTCGAACCACAAGAGCAGCTCCTCCTCCGCGTCTGTGTGCAACAGCGCCTtgagggcgacgcgctcgctgaaCACGAGGcccgcgcgcggcggcgacgatcgcacacgcaccacgTCGCCACCGAAGCCAGAGAGAAAGACGGGCATGGGCGCGTcatgcgtgtgccgacgccacacctcatgcagcgccgccgcataCGGTCCACGAAACGTGACAGGCAAGGCGGCGTcctcggcgccgtccaGCACGCACTGAAAGGACCGCGGTTCGCCCTGAGATAGTCCACTCACGTCGCtcagcgtgccgtgcgtACACAccgcggcgccacgtcctcGCGATACGCGTCCCAGCCACCGTGACCacggcacaggcgcaccGAGCATGTCCACCTCACTTTCACAGAGCGCGAGCAGAGGCGTGCGCGGATGCACGCACACCGTACGTGCACTCGGAAACGGCGGCCCCGTCGAGGTGTCCGCGACCGGGAACGCGACCGTGCTGcgctccgcctcgatcgggtccgccgccgacgttcgccggcgtcgtgcgcggcccATACGTTGTGGAGAAACCACAACGAGCATGCAGCAGACCCACCTGtcttgggcgccgcgcacgcagcggaTCAAGCTCAAGCGTGCCGAGTTTCCCGCGCTGCCGGTGTGGTATGAGGGCCCGCTGCCGTACGCGAACATGCAAGCGCGGCTGTATTTATACGCGTATATGGTGCATCTCGATCACGTCGAGGCGCTTACGTGGCCCCTGCCGCGATtggacgcgctgcacacaTGGGACGAGGCCCTGGCGTACGAGCTGCTGTGCCGCCTGATGCTCCCGCTCGCCCATCTTGCAtcgctcgagcatggccagcCGACGAgtcgcacgcacgacaccatccaggcgctgcgcacgttTGCGTCCCCCgcggcgcatacgccctgggcgcgggcgcgcgccttggccgaTACGTTTGCTGAGCCCACGATCCTGGAGGACGTCGCCGTCGACACGTCCGTATGGGGCTCTAAGCGTGCGACGTACGTGCCCGACTCGCCGGTGGgcccgcgacgcacgcgcagcacggcacGCCTCGAGGctgcgctgcagcagacgatcgacgaagacgaggaaCAGGTCGGCGTAcgacgctcgagacgcgctgGCgatcgcgctgctcgtcagcgccgcgccgagaTGGAAGAgcgcgcacagcgcgtgctcggcacgcgcgaaCGCCTcacggacgatgcgccgcccatgtcCCTCGAAAGCAAAATcgcctgcctcgtcgacTTGTGCGACGCCCTGAGCTATGCGCGCCCACCGCATGAAAGTCCcctgcaccgcctcgtccagccGCTGCTCGAGCCTGCCGcggacgccgagcgccgcgcgcggcagcgcgtcACGGACGTCGAGGCGGAATGCGAGCAGgtgatgcgcacgcacaaaaAACGCGCAccgagcatgtcgtcgccTAAATACGCGCGCTGGAAGAGCGAACGAGAGGAGCTGGCCGAGACACACACGCACtggcagctcgaggcgcgtgcgcaggcGTAtctcgctcagcgccgcgccggctTCCGCTCGGGCCCCCTGGGACGCGACGCCGAAGGCAGGACGTTCTGGCACCTACTCCCGGCCTGTGAGCCGCAGGCAGCTCTCGGCGCGAGTGGTGGTCGCTTTGGCCTGCTCCCGCATTCGTCCGGACACTGGTCGCATGCCCTGCTGGTGTACGACCACGCATGGCTCGCTGCGACGCACCCCGACCAAGTCTCAGCGATCCTCGCGTACGTCACGCGTAAGCAGAGTGCTAGTGATGCGCTACGTATGCAACTGGAGGGCGTACGTGACTATCTCGCATGGATTCACGCTACTGCTCCGGCTTGTTCGCCGGGAACGCCAGCACCTCCTTGATCGTGTTCGAGTCCGTCAGGAACATGACGAGGCGGTCGATACCCAGACCCCAGCCACCCGTCGGTGGCAGaccatgctcgagcgcatcgaggaaGACGTGGTCCACCgcctgtgcctcgtcgtcgcctGCATCCTTctggcgcgcctgctcctCAAAGTTCTCGCGCTGCACCCACGGGTCGTTCAGCTCGGTGTACGCATTCGCGATCTCCTTCGTCGCCACAAACGCCTCAAAGCGCTCACAAAGGCCAGGGATCGAGCGGTGACGCTTCGCGAGGGGCGACATGATCTGAGGGTGACCAATGATGAACGATGGGTTCACACACTGCGACTCGATAAACTCACCCACGAGCTTGTCGATCAGGCGGTTGgccgtgcgtggctcgctGCAGTCCACATTGTGCTTCGCACACAGGTCGCTCAGCCACTGGCGCGTCTCCTCGGTGTGCAGCTGGTCGGCCGGGGGGAACGTGacctgcagctgcttctcGAGCTCGGGGATCATCTCGAAACGCTTCCACGGCGTCGAAAAGTCGATCTCATACACACGTCCGTTCGGATCGTCCTTGCCGTCGGGGTGGTACGTCACCTTGTAGCCACCCGTCACAGCTTTGACGAGACCCGAGACCATGCTCTCGGTGATATCCATGAGGTCGTACATGTCCGCATACGCCATATAGAACTCACACGTCGTAAACTCGGGGTTGTGCGTCTGGTCAATCGACTCGTTACGGAACACACGGCCAATCTCGTACACACGGTCGAGACCACCGACCACGAGCTCCTTGAGGTACAGCTCCGGCGCAATACGCATAAACAGGTCCATCTTGAGGTCATTGTGATGCGTAATAAACGGCTTGGCACTCGCACCACCAGCAATCTGGTTCATCATCGGCGTCTCGACCTCAAGGAAGCCCAGCGTATCCAGGTAGCGTCGGATGTACTGAATCGTACGCGCGCGCTTCACGAAAATGTCACGCACGGGCTGGTTCATAATCAGGTCGAGGTAGCGCTTGCGGTAGCGCTGCTCCTGGTCCGTAAAGCCACCACCCGATGCCTTCGGCAACATCTTGAGGTTGGGCGAAAGCAGCTGAATCGCATGCGGCACAATCGACAGCTCGCCCTTCTTCGTCTTGGCCGGCACACCCTTGACACCCACGACATCGCCGCGGCGAAGCAGGTCGTGCGCCTCAAAGTAGTCGCCCTCCTTGTGGTCCTGCATCTGTGCCATGATCTGGATCTTGACGCCCTCAGCGTGCAGGTCGTAGAAACGCAACTTCTGGCCAGACGCACGCATGTTGTGCAGACGGCCCGCCACAGACACCACGTCAGGAAGCTGCGAGCCCGCCTCGACCTTGTCCTGGTACTGCGCAATAAAGTCCGTCAGACTGATCGACACATGGAACTTGTGCGGGTACGGATCAGGCTGGCGGGTCTCACGCAGCTTTTGGATCGCACGGCACCGCATCTCGTAGTACTGGTTCGGCGTAAGGGCATCTTCCGCTGCCAAGTTCGCACCAGCCTTggcaggcgcagcatcaCCCTCCTTCTGCATCTTGGCGGCCTTCTCCGCCTTCTGATCCTCCTTCTGCCGCTGCTTTTGCCGGCGCTTAAGCTCGCTCTTGCTAATCATCTCGCCCGTCTCAGGGTCAGCCAGCAGATTCACGGCCGCTTCAGCTTCTGTCATTGCACTACGCTGAAAAAAAAACGCTCTGGTAGGAAGTACTGGGCGCAAAAAGGCTCGTCGCAAAAGAGTCTGTCTCCAAACTTGACACACTCCCAGCCCTAGGGGCATACAATGACGCAAGAAGAAAAAAAGCCACGCGGCCTCCGACGAAaagcgcctcttcctccaCCTACCCATGGACGCTTGGTTCACAACATGGGCACGATGGATCAAGCGCCATGAGGCAGCGCTGTTCCGTGCTGAGCAGGTGTGTGCGCTCGAAATCGATGTGCATCACCTATACTACCTGCTTGTGCGATGCGAAGGCCTTGGATTCGATGTGGGCCCGCTAGAtgtgccatgcacgccccGACGCTCGTTGCCAGGTGTCGTTAGCACGGGCATCCCCCACAGCGATGCTTACAGTATCGCGTCGATCCAGCAAACCATTCAGTCATCGGTATCAACATGGTGGGGCGGCAAAATAGATGCCCCTGATCCTGATCGCTTGTACGCTTACCTCTACTCCGTGCTAAGCCGCGTGTCGTCACTACGTATCActccgccaccgacgtCCGTGCATTCTGCGTTCGCCGACTTTCCGGGCGAGCATGCGACACCACTGTTTGTATGCAAAGGTATCCGGCACCTTGCGTTGGATGGCGTCGATCCCGCTTCTATCGTCGGATGGGACCGCCTGAGCATTCAACTCACCTCGCTGGTGTGCACACATATCAGCATGGCTGATGTAACAGACCTGTTCGTcggcctcgtgctgcgTGACGCCCACATCGAGTCCCTtcctgctgctgcctgGCACGCGCTCCAGTACGCATGCCTTGCTTACAACGAGCTCACATTTATCCCCTCGTCCATGACCACGATCCTTCCGTCGCTACGCTACTTAGACGTGTCCCACAACCTCTTGAATGCCGTGCCACCTGCCCTCGAGTCCTTGGACCAACTTCAGGCCCTCAATGTGTCGGGCAATATGATCGACAGCGTCCTTGGCATCTACCTCTCGCTACCACACATCCGTATCCTGAATCTTGGCGGTAACCGTCTTGAGAGCTTGTGTGGCGTCGAGCGGCTACATACACTCGAGCAAATCGATCTGCGCACGAATATGATACAAGATCCCGGCGAGGTGGGACGCCTCGCTACGCTGCCCCAGATTTCGCATGTCTGGATCCATTCCAATCCGCTGCTCACCACACATCCCGACGCACGTGTCGCGTGCTTTTACTTctttgcgctcgagcacaaaCACGTGGTCTTGGACGATGCACCTTGTGGGTTCTTTGAACGTCGACGGGTCTCATCCATGCTCGCCCAACGCGTCGCCATGCAACCTCAGCGCGATAGTGCTGTCATTGAGGCGCGGTATGCACCCAAGGTGCGCCACGTCACCACCTCTCCCACCATCACATCGACTGAGCGGCGCAAAAAGAGTCATCCAAAAACACCCACACGGCGCCCTGAGGCCGCTGCCACATTCGATACATACAAGCAACGCATGGAGCAATTGCGCGATCACATGGGCGACGATTGgctgcgtgtcgtggcCAAGGGCGACAGCGACCCATTTCGTGTGCATGCACCGTGCGAGGATGCACCGATACTCACTTTTCCATGGCCCATTCGGCTTTTCATTGAGACAGTATCGACGCCGGTGGGAGCAGCATGCGTCAGTGCTGGCACCATTGCGGGGTCCTTTCTTATTTGGCGCCGATTTTTCCGGCGTATACCCAACGCCTCATACATCACGCCCTCGATATTGCGTTCGCGGAGACGTATCGTGGGCCGCGTCACCAGTGTGGGCGACGCGGATGGCTTCCGTTTGTACCACACACCAGGGATTCCGTTTCTTCGACAGCGGTGGCACAGGCCGCCGACCAAGGCATCCGACCTGCGACATCAGACCATTTCTGTGCGACTAGCCGGTGTGGATGCACCCGAGGCCGCACACTTTGGCCGCGAGGCACAGCCATATGCAGATGTGGCACACAAGGAGCTGCGGCGACTCCTCGAGGGACGTACTGTGTGGCTCGATATGGCCCTCATCGATCAGTACCAACGCCTCGTCGGTACGCCCTACGTGTACCGATGGCCATACTTGTGGCCCACGAACGTATCGTTGGCACTCGTGCGAAAAGGCTTGGCGACCGTGTACCGCAGCACCAATGCGACGTACGGTCCACCATCGCTCTTGTCGCGGCTCTTGTTCGGAGCGACGTCAGGTCGTAAGGCGCTGGAACGGGCAGAAGAACACGCCAAGCGGTGTCGATTGGGTATGTGGCGCTTGGGCTCCAAACTTGAAACGCCTGGTGCGTTCAAGTTCCGGACGACACACCATCGATCGTGATAGCGCTATCGTCATTGTCCAAACCGTGCATTCGGCGCCGCTCCGCGCGGGCCTCGGCTTTGTCAGACTGACGCTTGTTCATCCGCTCGATAATCTTTGTGGCCGAATTGAACAGCCCGTGTGTCTTGGCTCCACAGGCGAAGCACTTGGGCGTCTTGGTGAACCGCGCAATAGCACACTTGGCACAAAAGTAATGCCCACATAATGTCACAATGGGATCTGTAAACGGCTCGCGACAAAGGAGACAAGCGAAAGGAATGTCTTCTTccttgtcgtcgtcgtcctcaaGGTCTGCACCGTACGATCCCGCGCGCGCATCAGCCGCCTCACCCATTGAGTTCATTTGCCATCCTGCTAGATAGTCGCTTCGGTCGTGCAGGAATTTGCATGTATCACCAAATCCACAGTAGCCCGTCTCCTTATAGTCCTTGCAAATGTCGGGCTGGTAGTCCACAACCGTGACTGTGCGCACATTCGCAGGCGCTTTCATCGGTCCCTTGGCTTTCCACTTGGCCGATGTACCGTCGTCACGCTCTTGTGTGTACTTGGCATAATGGGCCATGCCGCGATAGGTTCCATCGTCGTTCGTCTTGGGCGCTTGGGTCGTCTCATGGAAATACTGCAT
Protein-coding sequences here:
- a CDS encoding diphosphomevalonate decarboxylase, which gives rise to MTAVYQATCTAPVNIAVIKYWGKRDTQLILPTNDSLSVTLDQDHLRTVTTARADASFGTTEDLGSRHDKLWLNGSEESIKPGGRLEACLTELRRLRADREERDTSLPPLSRWGLRLCSENNFPTAAGLASSASGFAALAITVAELYGLSSILSRSQLSMIARRGSGSACRSVFGGFVAWNMGTADDGTDSLAVPVANREHWPDLHVLICVVNDGKKGTSSTSGMQKTVETSPLLQHRIRHVVPERMRAMTEAIAARDFGAFARVTMADSNNFHACCLDTAPPIFYMNDTSRAIVQVVEELNRARAEAGEDPMAAYTFDAGPNAVLYMREKDVPTVLRAVQHYFPGASFDDPFQMASNDAPLPATFRHDIVPVHPAESVRRVIHTRVGDGPRVLEHGLGPQSLLTPEGVPVRTT
- a CDS encoding large subunit ribosomal protein L27e — translated: MPKIYKPGKVAVVLQGRHAGKKVVVIKQQDEGTKEHGFPYVIAAGIERYPLKVTKSMGAKKLARRSKIKPFIKVINYNHLFPTRYALELEGLKGVVSNDTFKEVSQREEAKKAIKKLFEERYQSGKNRWFFTPLRF
- a CDS encoding small subunit ribosomal protein S23e; this encodes MGKPRGLYTARKQVTNRRDNRWSDAHFKKRALGNFYKTSPTGGSSQAKGIVLEKIGVEAKQPNSAIRKCVRVQLIKNGKKVSAFVPFDGCLNFVDENDEVLIEGFGRKGKAKGDIPGVRFKVVKVSGVGLSALFREKKEKPRS
- a CDS encoding mitochondrial protein required for assembly of cytochrome bc1 complex — encoded protein: MAGGAANWARALTRAAIVIGTGVVLLKTTTPNEQQMYDNLSPDLKRSVDAQRHAHERAAQSARIREQQSELAAQQDTAKANWLK
- a CDS encoding ribosome biogenesis protein BRX1 — protein: MSSKYSAALKREAAGGQKRSAADDQDTKIRRNKQRVLLLPSRGITTRMRHLVNDIEALLPHSKKDSKLDSKSDLSVLNELSELNNCNNCMYFEARRHEDLYLWLSKTPNGPSAKLQVQNIHTMDELKMTGNCLKGSRHILSFDKGFDAAPHWQLMREMLTQMFAVPRTARRAKPFIDHVLSFSILDGKIWFRNYQIIEKDPGAVAAAEAEGTDPKKAQTEPMLVEIGPRMVMTPIRIFEGSFGGPTLFDNPEFISPNAIRHAMRRSKGESYKTRTMQSENLRVKRDKYKGSESELSRANVFA
- a CDS encoding ergosterol biosynthesis protein — encoded protein: MDWLPAHVLPKWLLLVGVIAALNGVQNTLRPVFSHKVYASREGVRQATPLAARLFGLWNVTSAMVRVYAAYHMNERGAYILCLGTFVIACYHFVSEMLFFGTLATAAGSISPILVASSSIVAMVSQYSYYVGK
- a CDS encoding lysyl-tRNA synthetase, class II, whose protein sequence is MPLGLGVCQVWRQTLLRRAFLRPVLPTRAFFFQRSAMTEAEAAVNLLADPETGEMISKSELKRRQKQRQKEDQKAEKAAKMQKEGDAAPAKAGANLAAEDALTPNQYYEMRCRAIQKLRETRQPDPYPHKFHVSISLTDFIAQYQDKVEAGSQLPDVVSVAGRLHNMRASGQKLRFYDLHAEGVKIQIMAQMQDHKEGDYFEAHDLLRRGDVVGVKGVPAKTKKGELSIVPHAIQLLSPNLKMLPKASGGGFTDQEQRYRKRYLDLIMNQPVRDIFVKRARTIQYIRRYLDTLGFLEVETPMMNQIAGGASAKPFITHHNDLKMDLFMRIAPELYLKELVVGGLDRVYEIGRVFRNESIDQTHNPEFTTCEFYMAYADMYDLMDITESMVSGLVKAVTGGYKVTYHPDGKDDPNGRVYEIDFSTPWKRFEMIPELEKQLQVTFPPADQLHTEETRQWLSDLCAKHNVDCSEPRTANRLIDKLVGEFIESQCVNPSFIIGHPQIMSPLAKRHRSIPGLCERFEAFVATKEIANAYTELNDPWVQRENFEEQARQKDAGDDEAQAVDHVFLDALEHGLPPTGGWGLGIDRLVMFLTDSNTIKEVLAFPANKPEQ